One Cucurbita pepo subsp. pepo cultivar mu-cu-16 unplaced genomic scaffold, ASM280686v2 Cp4.1_scaffold000794, whole genome shotgun sequence DNA segment encodes these proteins:
- the LOC111785869 gene encoding transcription factor MYB41-like — translation MSRASMLDENGLKKGPWTPEEDRILVDYIEKHGHGSWRALPNLAGLNRCGKSCRLRWTNYLRPDIKRGNFSDQEKQIIISLHASLGNKWSIIASHLPGRTDNEIKNFWNTHLKKKLLQMGIDPVTHMPTPFDHHTNTFSNLHHLLSLSTAPWDSSSRLHTQATQLAKAHLLQNVLQILSSPSSLAISNNLFNTQQITDLLTYNHPIGSSFQTFPSNIQPLQEPLSCDDYATTTPTLALENDCNRAESFYDMSQCPHSLPDLIPASPECSKIPTAIENNWVDIMDDETSNSYWKHAINQTPPPPWSVS, via the exons ATGTCGAGAGCGTCGATGCTCGACGAGAACGGCTTAAAGAAGGGACCTTGGACGCCTGAGGAAGATCGAATATTAGTGgattatattgaaaaacaCGGCCATGGGAGCTGGAGAGctcttccaaatcttgctGGTTTGAATAGGTGTGGCAAGAGCTGTAGATTAAGATGGACGAACTATCTTAGACCTGATATCAAAAGAGGAAACTTTTCTGATCAAGAAAAGCAAATTATCATCAGCCTTCATGCATCTCTAGGAAACAA ATGGTCGATAATAGCTAGTCATCTTCCGGGACGAACGGATAAcgaaattaagaatttttggAACACtcacttgaagaagaagcttcTCCAAATGGGTATCGATCCCGTCACCCACATGCCAACGCCGTTCGATCATCATACGAACACTTTCTCAAATCTTCATCACTTGCTTTCTCTTTCCACAGCTCCATGGGACAGTTCATCAAGGCTACACACACAAGCCACTCAACTAGCAAAAGCTCACCTCCTCCAAAATGTATTACAAATTCTAAGCTCTCCTTCTTCTCTAGCCATTTCAAATAACCTCTTCAACACACAACAAATCACAGACCTCCTAACTTATAATCACCCCATTGGATCTTCTTTTCAAACCTTCCCAAGTAACATACAACCCCTACAAGAACCACTATCATGTGACGACTACGCGACAACCACTCCTACGTTAGCGTTGGAAAACGATTGCAATCGAGCGGAGTCTTTTTACGACATGAGTCAATGCCCACACTCACTTCCCGACTTGATTCCAGCTTCTCCCGAATGCTCGAAAATACCAACCGCCATAGAAAATAACTGGGTAGATATCATGGATGACGAAACTTCCAATTCTTACTGGAAACATGCGATAAA CCAAACTCCTCCGCCGCCATGGTCGGTCTCGTAG
- the LOC111785867 gene encoding inositol-tetrakisphosphate 1-kinase 1-like: protein MSSPRFRVGYAFSPKKERSFILPSLLDYAKLHGIDLVRIDPLIPLIHQSPFHCIIHKLYDPSWIQQLRDFTSQFPDVVIVDPPELISRLLNRDSMLQVVNQVKLPEGYERIDTPKQVVVNDLDVLVKNGLHAFTDLGLKFPVIAKPLESNGSERSHQLCLVSNDSGLKGLNPPIVLQEFVNHGGVVFKVYVVGECVVCVTRKSLPDISPEDLEKLEAVSSFSKISNSGTPVDNTEGNVEMPSLDFVMHVAAGLREATGLRLFNFDLIRDSNDLNRYLVIDINYLPGYAKMPNYEPFLTKFLLDVVHKRSGGGGAFSSSYVNENEVVFC, encoded by the coding sequence ATGTCTTCCCCTCGCTTTCGAGTCGGCTACGCCTTTTCCCCCAAAAAGGAGCGTTCCTTCATCCTCCCTTCTCTCCTCGACTACGCCAAACTCCATGGCATCGACCTTGTTCGAATCGACCCTCTTATCCCTCTCATTCACCAATCCCCCTTCCACTGCATCATCCACAAGCTCTACGACCCCTCATGGATTCAGCAACTGCGCGATTTCACTTCCCAGTTCCCTGATGTTGTCATCGTCGACCCACCAGAGCTAATCTCCCGCCTCCTCAATCGCGATTCCATGCTCCAAGTTGTGAATCAGGTGAAACTCCCAGAAGGGTATGAGCGGATTGATACTCCCAAGCAAGTCGTGGTGAATGATTTGGATGTCCTGGTCAAAAATGGGTTACACGCGTTTACCGATTTGGGGCTTAAATTCCCTGTGATTGCTAAGCCCTTGGAGTCCAATGGCTCTGAGAGGTCTCATCAATTGTGTTTGGTGTCTAATGATAGCGGATTGAAGGGATTAAACCCCCCGATTGTGTTGCAGGAATTTGTTAATCATGGCGGTGTTGTGTTCAAGGTTTATGTAGTGGGGGAGTGCGTGGTTTGCGTAACGAGGAAATCGCTGCCGGATATTTCGCCGGAGGATCTCGAAAAATTGGAGGCGGTTTCGAGCTTTTCGAAGATTTCGAATTCAGGAACTCCAGTGGACAACACCGAGGGTAATGTTGAAATGCCATCTTTGGATTTTGTGATGCATGTGGCTGCTGGGTTAAGGGAAGCAACAGGGCTTAGGCTTTTTAACTTTGATCTGATTAGGGATAGTAATGATCTGAATAGGTACCTTGTGATTGATATTAATTACTTACCTGGGTATGCCAAAATGCCTAACTATGAGCCTTTCTTGAccaaatttttgttggatgTTGTTCATAAACggagtggtggtggtggagccTTTAGTTCTTCCTATGTAAATGAAAACGAGGTAGTGTTCTGTTGA